The following proteins are encoded in a genomic region of Catellatospora sp. TT07R-123:
- a CDS encoding substrate-binding domain-containing protein, which translates to MAPGRSTARRWLPVAVAVVVGVAVIAGSYAYVRLDTDRSDCVALDVLSSTEKNVLVAELADRYDSSRRRFGGRCADVTVSGLTSGAAMEALAGDWSAQTGGRIPRPQVWLPTSSLWTGQLRLRDQAAKRAEQTPGSYPSIANSPLVIAMPATKAKVLQQRGLGWGDILGMSGEEGWGAFGKPEWKRFTFGKDNPRLSTSGLAATIATYYAATGTSSDLTGIAVRQPEVTQFVRRIEANVSHYSDDSVDLLRSLAAADLSRVDGAGADLSAIVMQEELVYLYNEGRLSPHPGDRPHEPLVAIYPKEGTFNLDHPYVVLPDASDAQRAAAADFLAFLQEEPQQRAFAGLGFRDHERVATPELTAAVGGHEAVGMPYFLPPAPAVVQEILDSWATLRKKANILMTVDVSGSMVANTVGAHTRLEVATAAAAKGLRLLNSEDRVGLWSFSSEKQGSGDLPYREQIPLSRLDLGAFTDRLDGLQAGGATALYATVRAAHRYLLDHYDRNRINAVVVLTDGENEYAKDDNLASLLKAIELDPDRPVKVFCIAFDKGSDLKTLDAIAKATAGKAFDAQDPQLIDEAFVKLLSSF; encoded by the coding sequence ATGGCACCGGGCCGCTCGACCGCTCGCAGGTGGCTCCCCGTCGCCGTCGCCGTGGTGGTCGGCGTCGCCGTGATCGCGGGCTCCTACGCCTACGTCCGGCTCGACACCGACCGCAGCGACTGCGTGGCGCTGGACGTGCTGTCCTCGACCGAGAAGAACGTGCTGGTCGCCGAGCTCGCCGACCGGTACGACAGCAGCCGCAGGCGGTTCGGCGGCCGGTGCGCCGACGTGACCGTCTCCGGGCTCACCTCCGGCGCCGCCATGGAGGCGCTGGCCGGGGACTGGTCGGCGCAGACCGGCGGCAGAATTCCCCGGCCGCAGGTGTGGCTGCCGACGTCGAGCCTGTGGACCGGCCAGCTGCGGCTGCGCGACCAGGCCGCCAAGCGGGCCGAGCAGACCCCGGGCAGCTACCCGTCCATCGCCAACAGCCCGCTGGTCATCGCGATGCCCGCGACCAAGGCCAAGGTCCTGCAGCAGCGCGGCCTCGGCTGGGGCGACATCCTCGGCATGTCCGGGGAGGAGGGCTGGGGCGCGTTCGGCAAGCCGGAATGGAAGCGGTTCACCTTCGGCAAGGACAACCCGCGCCTGTCCACCTCCGGCCTGGCCGCGACCATCGCGACCTACTACGCCGCCACCGGCACCTCCAGCGACCTGACCGGCATCGCCGTGCGCCAGCCGGAGGTGACCCAGTTCGTACGCCGCATCGAGGCCAACGTCTCCCACTACAGCGACGACTCGGTGGACCTGCTGCGGTCGCTGGCCGCCGCCGACCTGTCCCGGGTCGACGGCGCGGGCGCCGACCTCAGCGCCATCGTGATGCAGGAGGAGCTCGTCTACCTCTACAACGAGGGCAGACTGAGCCCGCACCCCGGCGACAGACCGCACGAGCCGCTCGTCGCGATCTATCCGAAAGAGGGCACCTTCAACCTCGACCACCCGTACGTGGTGCTGCCCGACGCCTCCGACGCGCAGCGGGCCGCCGCCGCCGACTTCCTGGCGTTCCTGCAGGAGGAGCCGCAGCAGCGGGCGTTCGCCGGGCTCGGCTTCCGCGACCACGAGCGGGTCGCCACGCCCGAGCTCACCGCGGCGGTGGGCGGCCACGAGGCCGTCGGCATGCCCTACTTCCTGCCGCCCGCGCCCGCGGTGGTGCAGGAGATCCTGGACAGCTGGGCGACGCTGCGCAAGAAGGCGAACATCCTGATGACCGTCGACGTGTCCGGGTCGATGGTGGCCAACACCGTCGGCGCGCACACCCGGCTGGAGGTGGCCACCGCCGCCGCCGCGAAGGGGCTGCGACTGCTCAACTCGGAGGACCGGGTCGGGCTGTGGTCGTTCTCCTCCGAGAAGCAGGGGTCGGGCGACCTGCCGTACCGGGAGCAGATCCCGCTGTCGCGGTTGGACCTCGGCGCGTTCACGGACCGGCTGGACGGGCTCCAGGCCGGAGGCGCGACCGCGCTGTACGCCACGGTCCGCGCCGCCCACCGGTACCTGCTGGACCACTACGACCGCAACCGGATCAACGCCGTCGTGGTGCTGACCGACGGCGAGAACGAGTACGCCAAGGACGACAATCTGGCCAGCCTGCTCAAGGCGATCGAACTGGACCCCGACCGCCCGGTCAAGGTCTTCTGCATCGCCTTCGACAAGGGCTCGGACCTCAAGACGCTGGACGCGATCGCCAAGGCCACCGCGGGCAAGGCGTTCGACGCGCAGGATCCGCAGCTCATCGACGAGGCGTTCGTGAAGCTGCTCAGCAGCTTCTGA
- a CDS encoding vWA domain-containing protein, whose amino-acid sequence MISSKDHRAVGLPARGLISGQRIGVAPNAGTSGPALLTVAAAGGSRHTAVDLVSHPDVPARTLAVGEDLFHQLNLGDDVPWSISTRPVVEASQLVLELPTELKPEEIEQTKTQIAGAGLAGSLLWVASSGGDLLLDVADVPYRVTEVGTGGQRDVIARIGPRTRIELFAPGVKAGVDIVILADCSGSMDTEDIPIPRESALALRRTGEIRRMEALQQALRDLLEVRLRVSGRVSRIAMLGFNTAATPRFPRQGGMAQLDGDSPPEVIAQFRDAITLLRADGGTSIGNALHAAADLIYQHGRPGNDRLVILVSDGADWVPRGEKATGEILEATTEPVSLMTHLHRDMHIRLHALGISTRELYLRKYRDQVGFTPNHDLLQELVNVGGGDPTAIGGLDVLVEYFSGVGAGVTHRVRGPLSAPAQQQLDTAARDLLRAASTRHGAAHINHELEEIATAHDRVETIALRVFAGPVVARREFVMALAPLREQLDPAELPGVLRRSLRRLAPALPEAAQPPTVRSWASLVGSLAGMVSGDSPDLRGLGIMCQATSEAPIDLAGAVLRRLTLALAAIADEIDRLPDRAEPAAPAGQAAPTGSAATTVPDGDSRRAAATEVDDLPLTRPDTGTTLPQQSKPAAGGFVYRD is encoded by the coding sequence ATGATCAGTTCGAAGGATCACCGCGCGGTCGGCCTGCCCGCCCGGGGACTCATCTCGGGGCAGCGGATCGGTGTCGCACCGAACGCGGGGACGAGCGGTCCGGCGCTGCTGACCGTGGCGGCGGCGGGCGGTTCCCGCCACACGGCCGTCGACCTGGTCTCCCATCCCGACGTCCCGGCCCGGACCCTGGCCGTCGGTGAGGACCTGTTCCACCAGCTGAACCTCGGCGACGACGTCCCCTGGAGCATCTCGACGCGCCCGGTGGTCGAGGCGTCGCAGCTGGTCCTGGAGCTGCCGACCGAGCTCAAGCCCGAGGAGATCGAGCAGACCAAGACCCAGATCGCCGGGGCGGGACTGGCCGGCTCGCTGCTGTGGGTCGCGTCGAGCGGCGGTGACCTACTGCTGGACGTGGCGGACGTGCCGTACCGGGTGACCGAGGTCGGCACCGGCGGCCAGCGCGACGTGATCGCCCGGATCGGGCCGCGGACCAGGATCGAGCTGTTCGCGCCGGGCGTCAAGGCCGGTGTGGACATCGTGATCCTCGCCGATTGCAGCGGTTCCATGGACACCGAGGACATCCCCATCCCCCGCGAGTCGGCGCTGGCGTTGCGCCGTACCGGCGAGATCCGGCGGATGGAGGCGCTCCAGCAGGCGCTGCGGGATCTGCTGGAGGTGCGGCTGCGGGTGTCGGGCCGGGTGTCGCGGATCGCGATGCTGGGCTTCAACACCGCGGCCACGCCGCGCTTCCCCCGCCAGGGCGGCATGGCGCAGCTGGACGGCGACTCGCCGCCCGAGGTGATCGCGCAGTTCCGGGACGCGATCACGCTGCTGCGGGCCGACGGCGGCACCAGTATCGGCAACGCCCTGCACGCCGCCGCGGACCTGATCTACCAGCACGGCCGACCGGGCAACGACCGCCTGGTGATCCTGGTCAGCGACGGGGCCGACTGGGTCCCCCGCGGCGAGAAGGCCACCGGCGAGATCCTGGAGGCGACCACCGAACCGGTCAGCCTGATGACCCACCTGCACCGCGACATGCACATCCGCCTGCACGCGCTCGGCATCAGCACCCGCGAGCTGTACCTGCGCAAGTATCGGGACCAGGTCGGTTTCACCCCGAACCACGACCTGCTCCAGGAGCTGGTGAACGTCGGCGGCGGCGACCCGACCGCGATCGGCGGCCTCGACGTGCTGGTCGAATACTTCTCCGGGGTGGGCGCCGGGGTGACCCACCGGGTCCGGGGCCCGCTGTCGGCACCGGCCCAGCAGCAGCTCGACACCGCGGCCCGGGACCTGCTGCGCGCCGCCTCGACGCGGCACGGAGCCGCGCACATCAACCACGAGCTGGAGGAGATCGCCACGGCGCACGACCGGGTCGAGACCATCGCGTTGCGGGTGTTCGCCGGACCGGTCGTCGCGCGGCGCGAGTTCGTGATGGCGCTGGCGCCGCTGCGAGAACAGCTCGACCCGGCCGAACTGCCCGGCGTGCTGCGGCGCTCGCTGCGGCGGCTGGCCCCGGCGCTGCCGGAGGCCGCGCAGCCGCCGACGGTGCGCAGCTGGGCGAGCCTGGTCGGCAGCCTCGCCGGCATGGTGTCCGGGGACAGCCCCGACCTGCGCGGGCTGGGGATCATGTGCCAGGCCACCAGTGAGGCGCCGATCGATCTGGCCGGGGCGGTGCTGCGCCGGCTCACGCTCGCGCTCGCGGCCATCGCCGACGAGATCGACCGGCTGCCGGATCGGGCCGAGCCTGCGGCCCCGGCCGGCCAGGCGGCTCCGACCGGCTCCGCGGCGACGACGGTGCCGGACGGCGACTCGCGCCGGGCCGCGGCCACCGAGGTCGACGACCTGCCGCTGACCCGGCCCGACACCGGCACCACCCTGCCCCAGCAGTCGAAGCCCGCCGCGGGCGGCTTCGTCTACCGCGACTAG
- a CDS encoding NAD-dependent epimerase/dehydratase family protein, translated as MGATGNIGTAVLRRLLNTGEVDEITGVARRLPLETGGPYQGVRWHTLDVGAPDAAGELTNLFAGAGAVIHLAWQIQPSHDRAQLRRTNITGTANTIAAAVAASVPTLAVASSAGAYARAPKDTRVDEVWPATGVPGSTYSEDKADVEALLDRVEMEHRQMRIIRVRNGLAFQRSAAAEIARLFIGPFAPLGLLRLGRLPLLPWDSSLRVQAVHSDDVAEAYVRAILAEARGPFNIAAEPVLDAQTVGARFHGWAVPTPPLLLRGAAALTWTARLQPTEPGWIKLAAACPLMSCRRAERELGWRPRTDALDALAELLDGMARGEGDGSVPLRERPAAPARLLAVARGGLPGHPGDD; from the coding sequence GTGGGGGCAACGGGGAACATCGGGACTGCGGTCCTGCGGAGGCTGCTGAACACCGGTGAGGTCGACGAGATCACCGGGGTGGCGCGGCGGCTGCCCCTGGAGACGGGCGGGCCGTACCAGGGCGTGCGCTGGCACACTCTGGACGTGGGCGCGCCGGACGCGGCGGGCGAGCTGACGAACCTGTTCGCCGGTGCCGGTGCCGTGATCCATCTGGCGTGGCAGATCCAGCCCAGCCACGACCGCGCCCAGCTCCGCCGGACCAACATCACCGGCACCGCCAACACGATCGCCGCAGCGGTGGCCGCGTCCGTGCCGACGCTGGCGGTGGCCTCGTCGGCGGGGGCCTACGCGCGAGCGCCCAAGGACACGCGCGTCGACGAGGTGTGGCCCGCCACGGGGGTGCCCGGGTCGACGTACAGCGAGGACAAGGCGGATGTGGAGGCGCTGCTCGACCGGGTCGAGATGGAGCACCGGCAGATGCGGATCATCCGGGTCCGCAACGGTCTGGCGTTCCAGCGGTCGGCCGCGGCCGAGATCGCCCGCCTGTTCATCGGCCCGTTCGCGCCGCTGGGCCTGCTGCGGCTGGGCAGGCTGCCGCTGCTGCCGTGGGACAGCTCGCTGCGGGTGCAGGCGGTGCACAGCGACGACGTCGCCGAGGCGTACGTGCGGGCGATCCTGGCCGAGGCCCGGGGGCCGTTCAACATCGCCGCCGAGCCGGTCCTGGACGCCCAGACCGTCGGCGCCCGCTTCCACGGCTGGGCGGTGCCGACACCGCCGCTGCTGCTGCGCGGGGCGGCCGCGCTGACCTGGACCGCGCGATTGCAGCCGACCGAGCCGGGCTGGATCAAGCTGGCGGCGGCCTGCCCGCTGATGTCGTGCCGCCGGGCCGAGCGGGAACTGGGCTGGCGGCCGCGTACCGACGCGCTGGACGCGCTGGCGGAGCTGCTGGACGGCATGGCACGCGGCGAGGGCGACGGGTCGGTGCCGCTGCGCGAGCGGCCGGCCGCCCCGGCCCGCCTGCTGGCGGTGGCGCGCGGCGGCCTGCCGGGCCACCCCGGCGACGACTGA
- a CDS encoding FHA domain-containing protein, producing the protein MAHPGAVVVDVSNVCWSGDLAPRAHGAPGPVLGRLDTLITAWRGLHGADAPMTLVADRSLRHCLPPRDRSRWPSVARELDIQTAPVADELILRQAAESGLWVVTRDHYLDHRRHHRWIEQHPERFLRWRADGRAVSFEPLGITSAPHQLVSQHEEAKELKRVGLDTRRHREILLTRWRCANPRCLQARLWQDALLLWPEVDRDDRATCPSCRAPLTALGPRAAVRQLIVSAADDPDTEIIRFPLEAGTPVVLGRGRLECGVSLDGLPRSPARINRLSRQHVAVRLDEQGALSVVDMESANGTEVRNPGAADFRRLNPGDWVNVADRGQVRLGGVVVLELSGQRFLADPRRPPEHDHEAPATEISTTYEGRH; encoded by the coding sequence ATGGCACATCCTGGGGCGGTCGTGGTGGACGTGTCCAACGTCTGCTGGTCCGGTGACCTGGCCCCGCGCGCCCACGGCGCGCCGGGGCCGGTGCTCGGCCGGCTGGACACCCTGATCACGGCGTGGCGCGGCCTGCACGGCGCCGACGCGCCGATGACGCTCGTGGCGGACCGGTCCCTGCGCCACTGCCTGCCGCCGCGGGACCGCTCCCGGTGGCCCTCGGTCGCCCGGGAGCTGGACATCCAGACCGCCCCGGTCGCGGACGAGCTCATCCTGCGGCAGGCGGCCGAGAGCGGCCTGTGGGTCGTCACCCGCGACCACTACCTCGACCACCGGCGCCACCATCGCTGGATCGAGCAGCACCCGGAACGCTTCCTGCGCTGGCGGGCCGACGGCCGGGCCGTGTCGTTCGAGCCGCTCGGCATCACCAGCGCCCCGCACCAGCTGGTCTCGCAGCACGAGGAGGCCAAGGAGCTCAAGCGGGTCGGCCTGGACACCAGGCGGCACCGGGAGATCCTGCTGACGCGCTGGCGCTGCGCGAACCCGCGGTGCCTACAGGCGAGGCTGTGGCAGGACGCGCTGCTGCTGTGGCCGGAGGTCGACCGCGACGACCGCGCGACCTGCCCGAGCTGCCGGGCGCCGCTGACCGCGCTCGGCCCCCGCGCAGCTGTCCGTCAGCTCATCGTGTCGGCCGCCGACGATCCGGACACCGAGATCATCCGCTTCCCGTTGGAGGCGGGCACCCCGGTGGTCCTCGGCCGCGGCCGGCTGGAGTGCGGGGTCAGCCTCGACGGGCTGCCCCGCTCCCCCGCCAGGATCAACCGGCTCAGCCGCCAGCACGTGGCGGTCCGGCTCGACGAACAGGGAGCGCTGTCTGTGGTGGACATGGAGTCGGCCAACGGCACCGAGGTGCGCAACCCGGGGGCGGCCGACTTCCGGCGCCTGAACCCGGGCGACTGGGTCAACGTCGCCGACCGCGGCCAGGTCCGGCTCGGCGGCGTGGTCGTCCTGGAGCTGTCGGGGCAGCGGTTCCTCGCCGACCCCAGGCGCCCGCCCGAGCACGACCACGAGGCCCCGGCCACGGAGATCTCGACCACGTACGAAGGGCGCCACTGA
- a CDS encoding protein kinase — MYDDERPELGQPGWYVGTDREPRLYRLVERIHRGGEGVVWRCESAQPGAGGQWAVKICLGRQLSSNYDEDLRKTLNRWEAIWDKTIDRTGLLYDLPGIVPATRVFQGPAPTPDGRPAADALNHRTLCLVTPWVYGQDLHDWQHATRREPDEVFDVLIRLSQIVDQLADRAQVHRDISPRNVMIGRDGGIVLIDFAFMREAGSPVTHIVVKRGFSAPEHDIDPANDRYSVGAVAFQLLTDMPPPQWDVIDTVRRTLVGRGYSRAFADQLVQVLYTDPQRRPDRLTPWATALRGLGRRSQAPQHLVDTALVATADGLTELAIAGTAVASSRISPSLHPVLSGDHSGPAECRSLAGARRGTGDVTLFAVAGQGAVWVRADGTWREVPGTAADGSIRAAAAGDGRVSAFFRERDGDLASITVDIGAAVTVRRHPQPVHRVHSVVEGPAGRPVVLAEDRSGRLLCGEPTALEPIGLRGAVAADLALGQGGELFCVAAVQGDRIARLETIRGQWDQPDWLSAPAEADDVSCVAHRTGLTVALASAAGIWVHDGGAAAWRNVWTSAADRVVLVSGPGWRLQLAGLSGQQVVFAEEAMAGEWSPASPVR, encoded by the coding sequence ATGTACGACGATGAGCGCCCGGAACTCGGGCAACCCGGCTGGTACGTCGGCACCGACCGCGAGCCGCGGCTGTACCGGCTGGTCGAACGCATCCACCGCGGCGGCGAAGGCGTGGTGTGGCGGTGCGAGAGCGCCCAACCGGGCGCCGGCGGCCAGTGGGCGGTGAAGATCTGCCTCGGTAGGCAGCTCAGCAGCAACTACGACGAGGACCTGCGCAAGACGCTGAACCGCTGGGAGGCGATCTGGGACAAGACGATCGACCGGACCGGCCTGCTGTACGACCTCCCCGGCATCGTCCCGGCCACGCGCGTCTTCCAGGGACCGGCGCCCACCCCGGACGGCAGGCCGGCCGCCGACGCGCTCAACCACCGCACCCTCTGCCTGGTCACGCCCTGGGTGTACGGCCAGGACCTGCACGACTGGCAGCACGCGACCCGGCGCGAGCCCGACGAGGTGTTCGACGTCCTCATCCGGCTCAGCCAGATCGTGGACCAGCTCGCCGACCGTGCCCAGGTGCACCGCGACATCTCGCCGCGCAACGTGATGATCGGCCGCGACGGCGGCATCGTGCTCATCGACTTCGCCTTCATGCGGGAGGCGGGCTCGCCGGTCACCCACATCGTCGTCAAGCGCGGCTTCAGCGCGCCGGAGCACGACATCGACCCGGCCAACGACCGCTACTCCGTCGGTGCCGTCGCGTTCCAGCTGCTCACCGACATGCCGCCGCCGCAGTGGGACGTCATCGACACGGTCCGCCGGACGCTGGTCGGCCGCGGCTACTCCCGGGCGTTCGCCGATCAGCTCGTGCAGGTGCTGTACACCGACCCGCAGCGGCGGCCCGACCGGCTCACGCCGTGGGCCACGGCCCTGCGCGGCCTCGGCCGCCGGTCGCAGGCCCCGCAGCACCTGGTCGACACCGCGCTGGTGGCCACCGCCGACGGCCTCACGGAACTGGCGATCGCCGGCACCGCCGTGGCGAGCAGCCGGATCTCCCCCAGCCTGCACCCGGTGCTGTCCGGTGACCACAGCGGCCCGGCGGAGTGCCGGTCGCTGGCCGGGGCCCGCCGCGGCACCGGGGATGTGACGCTGTTCGCGGTGGCCGGGCAGGGCGCGGTGTGGGTGCGGGCGGACGGCACGTGGCGGGAGGTGCCCGGGACGGCGGCCGACGGCTCCATCCGGGCCGCGGCGGCCGGGGACGGCCGGGTGTCGGCGTTCTTCCGCGAGCGCGACGGCGACCTGGCCTCGATCACGGTCGACATCGGCGCGGCGGTCACGGTACGCCGCCACCCGCAGCCGGTGCACCGCGTGCACAGCGTCGTCGAAGGCCCGGCCGGGCGGCCGGTCGTGCTGGCCGAGGACCGCAGCGGGCGGCTGCTGTGCGGCGAGCCGACGGCGCTGGAGCCCATCGGCCTGCGCGGGGCCGTCGCGGCGGACCTGGCGCTCGGCCAGGGGGGTGAGCTGTTCTGCGTCGCGGCGGTGCAGGGGGACCGCATCGCGCGGCTGGAGACCATCCGGGGGCAGTGGGACCAGCCCGACTGGCTCAGCGCCCCCGCCGAGGCCGACGACGTGTCCTGCGTGGCGCACCGTACCGGCCTGACCGTGGCGCTCGCGTCGGCGGCGGGCATCTGGGTCCACGACGGCGGCGCGGCCGCCTGGCGCAACGTGTGGACCTCCGCCGCCGACCGGGTGGTCCTGGTTTCCGGGCCCGGCTGGCGGCTCCAGCTCGCCGGGCTCTCCGGCCAGCAGGTGGTGTTCGCCGAGGAGGCGATGGCGGGCGAGTGGAGCCCGGCGTCCCCGGTGCGGTGA
- a CDS encoding sugar MFS transporter, protein MSTRTTAPVRMSLLLLAYFAFISLGLPDGLLGVAWPSMSADLHVSRETIGLLLIPATCGYLVSTVTAGFVLARLGVGRLLAGSTALASAALFGYGLSPAIAVTMTAALAAGLAGGAIDAGLNAYAASAFGPRHMNWLHAFFGLGVAMGPLIMTASIQYADAWRPGYLLVASGQAALALAFALTARQWAQRPAYAQQPHEAHAGPVRARDTLALPAVWFSVLTIAVYVALEVAAGLFAYQLLTEGRGMGDAVAGVCVSLYWGSLFAGRVLQGFAAHRFLPGRVVIWSIGGMAAGAVLVAIPGPGWLAAFGFMVIGFAAAAVFPMFTLLTAERVGAAHADRTIGLQMAGAGLGGSVIPAAIGVVMGAAGVEALGPSLVVLAAALVAAYLAATGGARRRA, encoded by the coding sequence GTGAGCACTCGCACCACCGCCCCGGTCCGCATGTCCCTGCTCCTCCTGGCGTACTTCGCCTTCATCAGCCTCGGGCTGCCCGACGGGCTGCTCGGCGTGGCGTGGCCGTCGATGAGCGCGGACCTGCACGTGTCCCGGGAGACGATCGGCCTGCTGCTCATCCCGGCGACCTGCGGCTACCTGGTGTCGACCGTGACCGCCGGGTTCGTGCTGGCCCGGCTCGGGGTCGGGCGGCTGCTCGCGGGCAGCACCGCGCTGGCCAGCGCGGCCCTGTTCGGGTACGGCCTGTCCCCCGCGATCGCGGTGACGATGACCGCCGCGCTGGCGGCGGGGCTGGCGGGCGGCGCGATCGACGCGGGCCTCAACGCGTACGCCGCCTCGGCGTTCGGCCCCCGGCACATGAACTGGCTGCACGCCTTCTTCGGCCTCGGCGTCGCGATGGGCCCGCTGATCATGACCGCCTCGATCCAGTACGCCGACGCGTGGCGCCCCGGCTACCTGCTCGTCGCCAGCGGGCAGGCCGCGCTCGCGCTGGCGTTCGCGCTCACCGCCCGGCAGTGGGCGCAGCGGCCCGCGTACGCGCAGCAGCCGCACGAGGCGCACGCCGGGCCGGTGCGCGCCCGCGACACCCTCGCGCTGCCCGCCGTGTGGTTCAGCGTGCTGACCATCGCCGTGTACGTCGCGCTGGAGGTCGCGGCGGGCCTGTTCGCGTACCAGCTGCTCACCGAGGGGCGCGGCATGGGCGACGCGGTCGCCGGCGTATGCGTGTCGCTGTACTGGGGCAGCCTGTTCGCCGGGCGGGTGCTCCAGGGCTTCGCCGCGCACCGGTTCCTGCCGGGCCGGGTGGTGATCTGGTCGATCGGCGGGATGGCGGCCGGAGCGGTGCTGGTCGCGATCCCGGGTCCGGGCTGGCTGGCCGCGTTCGGTTTCATGGTCATCGGCTTCGCCGCGGCCGCGGTGTTCCCCATGTTCACCCTGCTGACCGCGGAGCGGGTCGGGGCGGCGCACGCCGACCGGACCATCGGGCTGCAGATGGCGGGCGCCGGGCTCGGCGGCTCGGTCATCCCGGCGGCCATCGGCGTCGTGATGGGCGCCGCCGGGGTCGAGGCCCTGGGCCCGTCGCTCGTGGTGCTCGCCGCGGCGCTGGTCGCCGCGTACCTCGCCGCGACCGGAGGCGCCCGCCGCCGGGCGTGA
- a CDS encoding helix-turn-helix transcriptional regulator, producing MNRTVRKVSRRRDALVRNLDSRLPPDAGPLQVLAQAAASLLREVPADVWSAVVLDPSTLLHTGGLYTHGLPHDVMPRLFEIEHVEADDVDSLRNLATRPAAASALSRSTGGDLASSRYFTEILRPLGLADELRVLLREGGRTWGLLVLARAGSAGFGDDDLQVAAAISAPAAGALRRSLLAVGHADSAAPDAPGMIVLDDGHDVASASPTAQHWLGEIQEIPAAPPGRLPYAVAAIATRTRAVPPDTVVRARAATRSRQWVSLYAWRSGGLTTVALAPPQPGELVALILDAYGLTAREHDVTRQVLLGRSTAQIAGALRMSALTVQDHLKSVFDKTGVRSRRDLVADVFFRHCAPRLDHPDPSTGRRLLHTPGR from the coding sequence ATGAACCGAACCGTCCGCAAGGTGAGCCGACGGCGGGATGCACTGGTCCGCAACCTGGACTCGCGGCTGCCGCCCGATGCCGGCCCGTTGCAGGTGCTGGCCCAGGCCGCCGCGTCGCTGCTGCGCGAAGTGCCCGCCGACGTCTGGTCCGCGGTCGTGCTGGACCCGTCCACGCTGCTCCACACCGGCGGCCTGTACACGCACGGCCTGCCCCACGACGTCATGCCGCGCCTGTTCGAGATCGAGCATGTCGAGGCCGACGACGTCGACAGCCTGCGCAATCTCGCCACCCGCCCCGCCGCGGCCAGCGCCCTCAGCCGCTCCACCGGCGGCGACCTGGCCTCCAGCAGATACTTCACCGAGATCCTGCGTCCGCTGGGGCTCGCCGACGAGCTGCGGGTGCTGCTGCGCGAGGGCGGCCGGACGTGGGGGCTGCTGGTGCTGGCGCGGGCCGGGTCGGCCGGATTCGGCGACGACGACCTCCAGGTGGCCGCCGCGATCAGCGCACCGGCGGCGGGGGCGCTGCGGCGCTCGCTGCTGGCCGTCGGGCACGCTGACAGCGCCGCGCCCGACGCCCCCGGCATGATCGTCCTCGATGACGGCCACGACGTGGCCTCGGCCAGCCCGACCGCGCAGCACTGGCTCGGCGAGATCCAGGAGATCCCGGCCGCGCCGCCGGGCCGGCTGCCGTACGCGGTGGCGGCGATCGCGACCCGCACCCGGGCGGTGCCACCTGACACCGTGGTACGTGCCCGAGCCGCGACCCGGTCCCGGCAGTGGGTGTCCCTGTACGCCTGGCGCAGCGGGGGGCTGACCACGGTCGCGCTGGCCCCGCCGCAACCCGGCGAGCTGGTCGCGCTGATCCTCGACGCCTACGGGCTGACCGCCCGCGAACACGACGTCACCCGGCAGGTGCTGCTCGGCCGGTCCACCGCGCAGATCGCGGGCGCGCTGCGGATGTCGGCGCTGACCGTCCAGGACCACCTGAAGTCGGTTTTCGACAAGACGGGGGTACGCAGCCGCCGCGACCTGGTCGCCGACGTGTTCTTCCGGCACTGCGCCCCGCGGCTGGACCACCCGGACCCGTCCACCGGCCGGCGGCTGCTGCACACGCCCGGCCGTTGA